The following coding sequences are from one Capsicum annuum cultivar UCD-10X-F1 chromosome 3, UCD10Xv1.1, whole genome shotgun sequence window:
- the LOC124896885 gene encoding uncharacterized protein LOC124896885 gives MAIDSTNKISYKDLVKGNNHNYYFSCHTGLNQEPPQDMNGQITLSTEDKQRIYWPWRFSVIIKAVGKKFNHQYLKTKLTDIWKIQESFARIDLGKELFTVKFASEEYQKRALQQGPWFTAGTYLSVRIWEPNFVPTESKIQSTVIWIRLPQMPTEFYDLGILERIAKMLGTLVKIDACTSSTLRGRYVRICVQIPPEMPLLTSILIGNNLQQIQYEGERFLCKVCGCLGHTSTTCKIQLLLPETQNEQSSENPNETEEQGGTGKTDVSMPSSEPTLELEKGQNARSTKRRERGIKENIANSESSKNRSHKPRNASPS, from the exons ATGGCAATTGACTCTACTAACAAAATATCCTACAAGGATCTGGTTAAAGGAAACAACCATAATTACTACTTCTCTTGTCATACAGGTTTAAATCAAGAACCACCACAAGATATGAATGGCCAAATAACACTCTCCACGGAAGACAAGCAACGGATCTACTGGCCATGGAGATTTTCAGTCATCATTAAAGCGGTGGGCAAAAAATTCAACCACCAATATCTCAAGACTAAATTGACTGACATATGGAAGATTCAGGAAAGCTTTGCTCGTATAGATCTGGGAAAAGAACTCTTCACAGTGAAATTCGCTAGTGAAGAATACCAAAAAAGAGCCCTACAACAAGGTCCCTGGTTCACCGCAGGTACTTACCTCTCAGTACGAATTTGGGAACCTAATTTCGTACCAACAGAATCAAAGATTCAAAGTACTGTGATTTGGATCCGTCTACCTCAAATGCCTACGGAATTCTACGATTTAGGAATTTTGGAACGCATAGCGAAAATGCTTGGAACACTCGTCAAAATCGATGCATGCACATCCTCAACCCTAAGAGGACGCTACGTGCGTATATGTGTCCAGATCCCACCCGAGATGCCATTACTGACATCAATACTAATAGGGAACAATCTCCAACAAATCCAATACGAAGGAGAAAGGTTCCTCTGCAAAGTTTGCGGCTGTCTTGGCCATACCTCCACGACATGCAAAATTCAGTTACTACTACCAGAAACACAAAATGAACAGTCGTCGGAGAACCCAAATGAAACAGAAGAACAG GGAGGGACAGGCAAAACTGATGTCTCGATGCCCTCCTCTGAACCCACCCTTGAACTGGAAAAGGGACAAAATGCTAGAAGCACTAAGAGAAGGGAGCGTGGAATTAAAGAGAATATTGCAAACTCTGAAAGTTCCAAGAATCGAAGCCATAAACCTAGAAATGCCAGTCCATCTTAG